In Thiomonas arsenitoxydans, the genomic stretch CTGGACGCAAGGCACGATGATGGGCGGGCAGGCAAAATAGCTGCTGAAAGCGAGCCGCAAAGGCGACGTAAACCGCATTTTAGGGGGAACCCTGCATGGCCACACGTATCGCCGATCTACCTGCTGATGCGCGACCGCGCGAAAAATTGCTGGCGCGAGGTCCGCACGCCCTGGCCGACGCCGAACTGGTCGCCATCGTGCTGCGCACCGGGGTGCGCGGGCAGAGCGCCCTCGATCTGGCCGCCGCCTTGCTCGATCAGTTTGGCGGCCTGCACGGCCTGCTCAACGCCTCATCCGAGCAACTCCGCAAAATCAAAGGGCTGGGCGCGGCCAAATATGCCGAGATTGCCGCCGTGCTGGAACTCGCTCGCCGCACCCTGAACGAGCAGATGATGCAGCAACCCCTGCTCGATTCGCCCGCTGCGGTGCGCGACTATTTGCGACTCTGGCTCGGGCCGCAACCGGTGGAAATTTTCGCGGTGCTGTTTCTCGACAGCCAGCACCAGCTCATCGCCTCGGAAGAGCTTTCTCGCGGCACGCTGGCGAGCACCAGCGTCTATCCGCGCGAGGTCGTGAAAGCCGCGCTGCGCCTGAACGCCGGTGCGCTGATTCTGGCGCACAACCATCCCAGCGGTCTGGCCGAGCCGTCCGCTGCCGACCGCGCGCTGACGCAAACCCTGAAATCGGCGCTGGCCCTGGTGGATGTGCGCGTGCTCGATCACCTGGTGGTCACCCGGCATAGCGTGGTTTCGTTTGCCGAACGGGGTCTGTTGTGAAACCCGCCGCGTCTGCGCTCAAGGCAAGCAGCCAGGACGCATTGCGCGACTTGCGCCGACGCCTGCGCCAGCCGCCGCAGCCTGCGCGCACGAAACCTGGGCCAACTCCACCGCCCATCGCGGCCGCTCCCGCCGCGGCTGTGCCCACCTCCGCAGATCGCGCCCTATTTCGCGCGGCCACTGCGGGCGCCAAGGTCTTGGGGGCATCGATCCACCCTCCCCCGCCAGGATTGCAGCCCGCGCTGCCCAAACCCATTCCGCACCAATCGCTGCGCGACGAACGGTTGGTGCTGTTAGAGGCGATGTCCGACGAACTCGATCTGGATCATTTGCTGGAGACCGACGCCGCCCTATCCTGGCGGAGAGAAGGCGTGGGATCGGACACCCTGCGCAAGCTGCGCCGGGGGCACTGGACGATCCAGAACGAAATCGATCTGCACGGTCTGCGCCGCGACGAGGCGCGTGAGGCTCTGGGTCAGTTTTTACGCACCGCGCTGCAGCGCGAATGGCGCTGCGTGCGGGTGATCCACGGCAAGGGGCTGAGTTCGCCCTTGCGCGAGCCGGTGCTCAAACACAAGGTGAGAAGCTGGCTGATGCAGCGCGACGAAGTGATGGCCTATGTGCAGGCCCGGCCCAGCGATGGCGGCGCCGGTGCTCTGGTGGTGCTGCTGCGCTCGGCCCGGCGCACTGAACGCGGCGGTTGAAACAATGCTTAAAACAAGCCCGCGATTTGAGAGCGAAGTTGAGAGCACAGAGCGGCGGGCTCATTGGGGCAAAGCGGTCAACCATGCACCACATTGCCCGCCGGCATATTGCCGGGCTCGGCTTTGTTGCGCATCCAGTCGGCCGTACCGGCGAAGGCTTCGTGCAACTGGCGGCGCAGTGTGTCGTCCATCTCGACTTCGTTGAGGGTCTGCACCATACAGGCCATCCACTCGTCGCGCTCCTTGGTGCCGATGGCGTAGGGAAAGTGGCGCATCCGCAGGCGCGGATGCCCATATTGCGGGGAATACAGATCGGGCCCGCCCAGCCAGCCGCTGAGAAACAGGTAGAGCTTCTCCCGCGTTTCTTCGGAATTCGTGGGATGCATGGCCCGCAGATCGGCATATTGCGGCTCCAGATCCATCAAGTCGTAGAAATGATCGACCAACCGACGCACACCCTCCGCGCCGCCGAGGCGCTGATAAGGCGTGCTGGAAACCGGCTGGGGGACAGGTGCGGCGGGCGTGATGGCGATGGTTTCTGACATGGAGCGGAGCAGTTTGCAAACAAGGCTGAAACAAAAGAACCGCGATTATGGGAGATGCGCCCCGGCAGAACTTGCCTCAGGTCAATCTGCAATCAATCGTCCCGCAAAGCGGCAAAAGATTTTCAGCTCATTTTCAAGTCAAGGTGCGCAAACTCTGACCCGGCGCCCGGCGCAGCACATCGCGCAGACTCCACCACCCGGCCGCCATCGCCAGCATGGAGGCCGCCAGCATGGCCGCGGGCCAGAGCCACCACGGCGGCTGCCAGGGAAACAGAAACACCCAGTGCGCCAGCGCGGCGCTCACCCCCGCCGCCCCAGCGGCGCCGAGCAGTCCGGCCAGCGCGCCGACCCACATCATTTCCACCAAGGCCATACGCCGCAGCAACTGCGAAGAGGCGCCCAGGGCGCGCCACACCGCCATTTCGCGCGAGCGGTCCTGCCGCGACAACGCCAGCGAAGCGGCGAGCACCGCCAGCCCGGCCGCCAGGGCGAACAAAAACAAAAACTGCACCGCAGTGATGACCTGCTCGACCAGCTTGCGCAAATGCGCGAGCAGGCTGCCGACATCGACCACGGTGAGATTGGGAAACTGCCGCACCAGGGTGTCGTCCATGCGCTGCGCATCTCCGGGGGCGCGATAGGCGGCCAGATAGGTCACGGGCTGATTTTTCAGCAGGGCCTGCGGCAGCAGCACAAAGAAGTTGGCATGCATGGAGCTCCAGTCGACATGCCGCACGCTGGTGATGGGTGCGGTCACGCGCTGTCCCGCAATGTCGAAAGTCAGGGTGTCGCCGAGTTTGAAGCCCAGGGTTTTGGCGATGCCCTGCTCCACCGACAGGCCTTTGGCATCGGGCCCGCCGGTATCGTTCCAGTCGCCTGCGACCAGGGTATTGGCCTTGGGCAGGGTGGCGCTGGCTGAAAGATTGAATTCGCGGTCGATCAGGTCGCGGGCGCGGATGCTGTCGTAGTCGCGTCCAAAGACCGGCTTTTCGTTGATGGCCACCAGACGGCCGCGCAGCATGGGATACCAGTCTTCGTGGTTCACGCCATCGCGGCGCAGCGCGGCCAGAAAATCCTGGCTCTGCGCGGGTTGGATGTTGATGACAAAGCGATCGGGCGCGTTGGCGGGTATGGAGGCACGCCAGGCGTCGATCAGACTGGTGCGCATGAGCACCAGCAACACCAGCGCGAGCAAACCCAGACTCAGCGCCGTGATCTGAATCACCGCGCTCCACGGCCGGGTGGCCAACTGACGCGCCGCCATATGCATCAAACCGCCGGCGGCG encodes the following:
- a CDS encoding Smr/MutS family protein; the encoded protein is MKPAASALKASSQDALRDLRRRLRQPPQPARTKPGPTPPPIAAAPAAAVPTSADRALFRAATAGAKVLGASIHPPPPGLQPALPKPIPHQSLRDERLVLLEAMSDELDLDHLLETDAALSWRREGVGSDTLRKLRRGHWTIQNEIDLHGLRRDEAREALGQFLRTALQREWRCVRVIHGKGLSSPLREPVLKHKVRSWLMQRDEVMAYVQARPSDGGAGALVVLLRSARRTERGG
- a CDS encoding group II truncated hemoglobin, producing MSETIAITPAAPVPQPVSSTPYQRLGGAEGVRRLVDHFYDLMDLEPQYADLRAMHPTNSEETREKLYLFLSGWLGGPDLYSPQYGHPRLRMRHFPYAIGTKERDEWMACMVQTLNEVEMDDTLRRQLHEAFAGTADWMRNKAEPGNMPAGNVVHG
- the radC gene encoding RadC family protein; the protein is MATRIADLPADARPREKLLARGPHALADAELVAIVLRTGVRGQSALDLAAALLDQFGGLHGLLNASSEQLRKIKGLGAAKYAEIAAVLELARRTLNEQMMQQPLLDSPAAVRDYLRLWLGPQPVEIFAVLFLDSQHQLIASEELSRGTLASTSVYPREVVKAALRLNAGALILAHNHPSGLAEPSAADRALTQTLKSALALVDVRVLDHLVVTRHSVVSFAERGLL